Proteins encoded in a region of the Stieleria neptunia genome:
- a CDS encoding cytochrome c: MSIFSVPSDPAPGFAPVRLATIRLAPVLCVAMLLCGCDAPVEHYPPNQVHSLVVSAKLDAPTELAAEDTTAALEAWFGTPIEPRWPAEQMSRDDAKSLVRLENLQRAAGPVYSDQDNRHFGLFNEHCVTCHGVSGGGNGPASLLQNPYPRDFRPGVYKWKSTERGAKPTREDLMTILRHGAPGTGMPSFQRLSEDDLQALVDYVIYLSVRGEFERRLLTEAVVELGYEESRPDDDASLLTLATFDQDAFAMEVARDVLDRITGQWVDAPQSLIAVPEETPDDAASIARGDEWFHGPIANCVGCHGKQGGGDIVTFDFDDWTKEFTEGIAVTPTDREAVRPFRTAGALRPRQIYPRTLTDGVYRGGGDPQTLYRRIVAGIAGTPMAGRSVADQPSDKELTSDQVWDIVHYVRSLDEAKP, from the coding sequence ATGTCGATTTTTTCGGTGCCGTCTGACCCGGCACCCGGGTTCGCGCCGGTTCGGCTTGCCACAATTCGGCTTGCCCCGGTGTTGTGCGTCGCGATGCTGCTGTGCGGCTGTGATGCACCGGTGGAGCACTATCCGCCGAACCAGGTTCATTCGCTGGTCGTCTCGGCCAAGCTGGATGCCCCGACCGAGCTTGCCGCGGAAGACACCACCGCGGCCCTGGAGGCATGGTTTGGCACGCCGATCGAACCGCGCTGGCCGGCCGAACAGATGTCGCGCGACGACGCGAAATCCCTGGTCCGTCTGGAGAATTTGCAGCGCGCCGCCGGGCCAGTCTACAGCGATCAAGACAACCGTCACTTCGGGCTGTTCAATGAGCACTGTGTGACCTGTCACGGGGTATCCGGCGGCGGGAATGGCCCGGCGTCGTTGCTGCAAAACCCTTATCCGCGTGACTTTCGCCCCGGCGTCTACAAGTGGAAATCGACCGAGCGGGGGGCCAAGCCGACCCGCGAGGATTTGATGACGATTCTGCGTCACGGTGCACCCGGGACAGGCATGCCGTCGTTCCAGCGGCTTTCCGAGGATGATCTGCAGGCCTTGGTCGACTACGTCATCTATCTGTCGGTTCGAGGCGAATTTGAACGGCGGTTGCTGACCGAAGCGGTGGTCGAGTTGGGCTATGAAGAGTCGCGGCCCGATGACGACGCCAGCCTGTTGACGCTGGCGACCTTTGACCAAGACGCGTTTGCCATGGAGGTGGCCCGGGACGTGCTAGACCGGATCACCGGCCAGTGGGTCGACGCCCCGCAATCGTTGATCGCCGTGCCCGAGGAAACGCCGGACGATGCGGCATCGATTGCGCGCGGCGATGAATGGTTTCATGGCCCGATCGCCAATTGTGTCGGTTGCCATGGAAAACAAGGCGGCGGAGACATCGTCACCTTTGACTTTGACGATTGGACGAAAGAATTTACCGAAGGCATCGCGGTCACGCCGACCGATCGAGAGGCGGTGCGGCCGTTCCGCACGGCGGGGGCGCTGCGACCGCGGCAGATCTACCCCCGAACGTTGACCGACGGTGTCTATCGCGGCGGCGGGGATCCCCAAACGCTGTACCGCCGGATTGTTGCCGGGATCGCCGGCACACCGATGGCCGGACGAAGCGTGGCGGATCAGCCGTCGGACAAAGAATTGACCAGCGATCAGGTGTGGGACATCGTCCACTATGTTCGGTCGCTTGATGAGGCGAAGCCATGA
- a CDS encoding methylamine utilization protein, whose protein sequence is MNHFVSLTRLFVPTAAAIAVSTLLAAVSPAQAQETGTLRMTFKLKGAAKTFPPIAPNVDQAFCGLKKIPDETLVVNAKNNGIKNVIVYVYTGRRGTQLPPMKLEPKTHELANKDCRFEPHVLIAKKGDTIKVTNPDKVGHNANFQFFNNTQQNLTVPSGGSVDIELKEDEPAPIPVACNIHNWMKAQVVVLDHPFAAVSNEDGVLEIKGLPVGEVVFRANHENGSLKEVIVDGEETEWRSSKFEVDIKSGMNDMGTIEVPVDAF, encoded by the coding sequence GTGAACCACTTTGTATCTTTGACCCGTTTGTTCGTTCCGACAGCCGCGGCGATCGCCGTTAGCACGTTGCTGGCCGCGGTTTCTCCCGCCCAGGCTCAGGAAACCGGAACGTTGCGGATGACGTTCAAGTTGAAGGGAGCTGCGAAGACCTTTCCGCCGATCGCGCCCAACGTGGACCAAGCGTTCTGCGGTTTGAAAAAGATTCCGGACGAGACCTTGGTGGTGAACGCCAAGAACAACGGCATCAAAAATGTCATTGTGTACGTCTACACCGGGCGTCGCGGTACCCAGTTGCCGCCGATGAAATTGGAGCCCAAAACGCATGAGCTGGCCAACAAAGACTGCCGGTTCGAGCCCCACGTGTTGATCGCCAAGAAAGGCGACACGATCAAAGTCACCAACCCGGACAAGGTCGGTCACAACGCCAATTTCCAATTCTTCAACAACACCCAGCAGAACCTGACCGTTCCCTCGGGTGGTTCGGTCGACATCGAGCTGAAAGAAGACGAGCCGGCGCCGATTCCGGTCGCCTGCAACATCCACAACTGGATGAAGGCTCAAGTCGTCGTGCTCGATCACCCCTTTGCCGCGGTCAGCAATGAAGACGGCGTGCTGGAGATCAAGGGATTGCCGGTCGGCGAAGTCGTTTTCCGTGCCAACCACGAAAATGGGTCGTTGAAAGAGGTGATCGTCGACGGTGAAGAAACCGAATGGCGCAGCAGCAAGTTTGAAGTCGACATCAAATCCGGCATGAACGACATGGGCACGATCGAGGTTCCCGTCGACGCGTTCTAA
- the purD gene encoding phosphoribosylamine--glycine ligase, producing the protein MKVLVVGSGGREHALAWKLGQSPKVTEVFVAPGNAGTALEATNVDIAATDVDQLVEFAKTNAIDLTVVGPEAPLVLGLVDALETAGLRVFGPSAAAAELEGSKVFCKNLLHTADIPTADYRTFRNADDASRYIKDKYSEPTDQVPVVVKADGLAAGKGVIVCQTRSDALQAIDRIAGQKEFGEAGNELIIEEKLIGQEASVLAITDGETIISLPAAQDHKPAHDGDTGPNTGGMGAYCPTPIVDEAMFEKIESDVLVPVVHAMKRARKPFKGVLYAGLMLTAAGPKVLEFNVRFGDPECQPLLMRLKSDLFDILVAAADGNLSELEPLQWDERPSLCVVMASEGYPGSYEKGRVITGLDEAAKVDDVKVFHAGTTTADGNVVNDGGRVLGVTAIGNTISAAKLKAYTAVQKIRWPGAWCRKDISDKALQ; encoded by the coding sequence ATGAAAGTTTTGGTGGTCGGCAGCGGCGGGCGAGAACATGCCCTGGCCTGGAAACTGGGACAGAGTCCCAAGGTGACGGAAGTGTTTGTCGCGCCGGGCAACGCAGGCACCGCACTCGAAGCGACCAACGTTGACATCGCGGCGACGGATGTCGACCAGCTGGTCGAATTTGCCAAGACCAACGCGATCGATTTGACCGTCGTGGGCCCCGAAGCGCCACTGGTGCTGGGACTGGTCGACGCGCTCGAAACAGCCGGGCTGCGCGTCTTCGGCCCCTCGGCCGCCGCGGCGGAACTGGAAGGCAGCAAGGTGTTTTGCAAGAACCTGCTGCACACCGCCGACATCCCGACGGCCGACTACCGCACCTTTCGAAACGCCGACGACGCCTCGCGGTACATCAAAGACAAATACAGTGAGCCGACCGACCAGGTTCCGGTCGTCGTCAAAGCCGACGGGCTGGCCGCCGGCAAAGGCGTGATCGTGTGCCAAACGCGGAGTGACGCCCTGCAGGCGATCGATCGCATCGCCGGACAAAAGGAGTTCGGCGAGGCGGGCAACGAATTGATCATCGAAGAAAAACTGATCGGCCAGGAAGCCAGCGTGCTGGCGATCACCGACGGCGAAACCATCATTTCGCTGCCGGCCGCCCAAGATCACAAACCCGCGCACGACGGCGACACCGGTCCCAATACCGGCGGCATGGGCGCCTATTGCCCCACCCCCATCGTCGACGAAGCGATGTTCGAAAAGATCGAATCCGACGTGCTGGTCCCCGTCGTCCACGCGATGAAGCGGGCGCGAAAACCGTTCAAGGGCGTGCTGTACGCCGGATTGATGCTGACCGCGGCCGGCCCCAAGGTGCTGGAATTCAATGTCCGCTTCGGTGACCCGGAATGCCAACCGCTGTTGATGCGGCTGAAATCGGATCTGTTTGACATCCTGGTCGCCGCCGCCGACGGAAACCTCTCCGAACTCGAACCGCTCCAATGGGACGAGCGTCCCAGTCTGTGTGTCGTGATGGCCAGCGAAGGTTACCCGGGCAGCTACGAAAAGGGCCGCGTGATCACTGGATTGGACGAGGCGGCGAAGGTCGACGATGTGAAAGTCTTTCACGCCGGAACGACGACCGCCGATGGCAACGTCGTCAATGACGGCGGGCGTGTCTTGGGCGTCACCGCGATCGGCAACACCATCAGCGCCGCCAAACTCAAGGCCTACACCGCAGTGCAAAAAATCCGCTGGCCCGGCGCCTGGTGCCGCAAAGACATCAGCGACAAAGCGCTGCAGTAA
- a CDS encoding MotA/TolQ/ExbB proton channel family protein, with protein sequence MSKTESQNAGKFDSNQDSRVADHRDRLSGIVAVTGGGVMAGVFYAVIYVTQWAPLERYFLGHPVAIAATILFCVAVSILSLKSWATRQQWSLLRRADDATLTPRREIDSPTQEFRDRHDAGFVAQAWSSNLAKLPRDIGRSQLVVRLREVLMRQSGRGTTKHLADDLRELSSRDADSAHDSFALIRIIVWAIPMLGFLGTVIGITQTLGGLDFSNGNAAVDNLKSGLYVAFDTTALGLVLSIVAIFLQFPVERSEQQLLAAIDERVGYLTGLHLPGDEAADNQFELLAQLCEGVRAAVAESLSNQTSLWRQTIDEAQGYWQQAHNVQSQSFIDAVEQTLVPALRDHAGQMEHSTQRNREQLGIQFDKWQSQLAAWQQTIIAGADAMTKQQAMMLDQVDQAALVREQAGSVLNLQQTLAANLNLLDETNRRIDENIGAAAGQGMADAMIVLARAVDVLAREMTVGKSNVSHESRRAA encoded by the coding sequence GTGAGCAAGACTGAATCGCAAAACGCAGGCAAGTTTGATAGCAACCAAGACAGTCGTGTTGCGGATCACCGCGACCGGCTCAGCGGCATCGTCGCGGTCACGGGCGGGGGCGTGATGGCGGGCGTCTTTTACGCGGTGATTTACGTCACGCAGTGGGCCCCGCTAGAACGCTACTTCCTCGGCCACCCCGTCGCCATCGCGGCGACCATCTTGTTCTGCGTCGCCGTTTCTATCCTGTCGCTCAAGTCATGGGCGACGCGTCAGCAGTGGTCGTTGTTGCGCCGCGCCGATGATGCGACGTTGACGCCGCGACGAGAAATCGATTCACCGACCCAGGAGTTTCGCGATCGGCACGACGCGGGGTTCGTGGCCCAAGCATGGTCGAGCAATCTGGCCAAGCTGCCGCGCGACATCGGTCGTTCTCAACTGGTCGTTCGTCTGCGTGAAGTCTTGATGCGGCAATCCGGCCGCGGGACGACCAAGCATTTGGCCGACGACTTGCGCGAGCTTTCGTCGCGGGACGCCGATTCGGCCCACGACTCCTTCGCACTGATCCGTATCATTGTCTGGGCGATCCCGATGCTGGGGTTTTTGGGCACCGTGATCGGGATCACGCAAACACTCGGCGGGTTGGATTTTTCCAACGGCAACGCCGCGGTCGACAACTTAAAGAGTGGCTTGTACGTCGCGTTTGACACCACGGCGCTGGGGTTGGTGCTGTCGATCGTCGCGATCTTTTTACAGTTTCCGGTCGAACGCAGCGAGCAACAGTTGTTGGCCGCCATCGACGAACGCGTCGGCTATTTAACCGGGCTGCACTTGCCCGGTGACGAAGCCGCCGACAATCAATTCGAATTGCTGGCCCAGCTGTGCGAGGGCGTCCGCGCGGCGGTCGCGGAATCGTTGAGCAACCAGACGTCGTTGTGGCGTCAAACGATCGACGAAGCGCAGGGCTACTGGCAGCAAGCCCACAACGTCCAATCACAGAGCTTCATCGATGCGGTCGAGCAAACGCTCGTGCCCGCACTGCGCGACCATGCCGGGCAGATGGAACATTCGACACAGCGGAACCGTGAACAGCTCGGGATCCAATTCGACAAGTGGCAATCGCAACTCGCCGCCTGGCAGCAAACGATCATTGCCGGTGCCGACGCGATGACGAAACAGCAGGCGATGATGTTGGACCAGGTCGATCAGGCCGCGTTGGTTCGCGAGCAGGCCGGTTCGGTGTTGAACCTGCAGCAAACGTTGGCGGCCAATTTGAACCTGTTGGACGAAACGAACCGCCGCATCGATGAAAACATCGGCGCAGCGGCCGGCCAGGGCATGGCCGATGCCATGATCGTGTTGGCCCGGGCGGTCGATGTGTTGGCCCGTGAAATGACCGTGGGCAAATCCAACGTGTCACATGAATCGAGGCGGGCTGCATGA
- a CDS encoding DUF7450 family protein, which yields MLGQPAFYLIPAQTIQDGPPADVPESLDHFIAFRIANVDSVALPEPTPGKPVMVCVPAQQWHHEEHVAIKSAATVLMVYEVEAKASEGKVTTIDPLGLNGLTTGQKTSVYVEGELVQ from the coding sequence ATGCTGGGCCAACCGGCGTTCTATTTGATTCCGGCTCAGACGATCCAGGACGGACCGCCGGCCGACGTCCCCGAATCGCTGGACCATTTCATCGCGTTCCGAATCGCCAACGTGGATTCGGTGGCGCTGCCCGAGCCCACGCCGGGAAAGCCCGTGATGGTTTGTGTTCCGGCCCAGCAGTGGCACCACGAGGAACACGTCGCGATCAAGTCCGCGGCGACGGTGCTGATGGTTTACGAAGTCGAAGCAAAGGCGTCAGAAGGCAAGGTGACGACCATCGACCCCTTGGGACTCAACGGCCTGACGACCGGCCAGAAGACGTCTGTCTATGTCGAGGGAGAGTTGGTTCAGTAG
- the tnpA gene encoding IS66 family insertion sequence element accessory protein TnpA has product MARLPDPQLARQWRERLDRFEHSELTVAKFCEVEGYSAASFYQWRRKLRDEKSPGDPAFIPVQFDASELSCAARRGFEIDLPGGATVKVPPDATTVERRELIADIVQATAVEVTL; this is encoded by the coding sequence ATGGCACGATTGCCCGACCCACAGCTCGCCCGGCAATGGCGAGAGCGACTCGATCGATTTGAGCACTCTGAATTGACTGTCGCAAAATTCTGCGAAGTCGAAGGATACTCGGCGGCCTCCTTCTATCAGTGGCGGCGAAAGCTCCGCGACGAAAAGTCTCCCGGTGACCCGGCATTCATCCCCGTACAGTTCGATGCCAGCGAGCTTTCATGCGCAGCCCGGCGAGGCTTCGAAATCGACTTGCCCGGTGGGGCGACCGTCAAAGTGCCGCCGGATGCGACCACCGTCGAGAGACGCGAGCTGATCGCCGATATCGTCCAAGCGACTGCGGTCGAGGTAACGCTGTGA
- the tnpB gene encoding IS66 family insertion sequence element accessory protein TnpB (TnpB, as the term is used for proteins encoded by IS66 family insertion elements, is considered an accessory protein, since TnpC, encoded by a neighboring gene, is a DDE family transposase.) translates to MIAISPTTRIFVCTDATDMRKGFCGLSGLVKAHFQIDLFSGHLFVFFNRRRDYVKVLAWDKDGLSIWSKRLERGTFEKLTRSSDGDLEIDSAELIMMLRGVQIEGTQRRKRYSIDTAKVA, encoded by the coding sequence GTGATCGCAATCTCACCAACGACACGCATTTTCGTCTGCACCGACGCGACCGACATGCGAAAAGGATTCTGCGGTTTGTCGGGCCTCGTCAAAGCACACTTCCAGATCGACCTGTTCTCTGGTCACTTGTTTGTTTTCTTCAATCGCAGGCGTGACTACGTCAAGGTCTTGGCCTGGGACAAAGACGGTCTTTCTATCTGGTCGAAGCGACTCGAGCGTGGAACCTTTGAGAAGCTGACGCGAAGTTCCGACGGTGACTTGGAGATCGATTCGGCGGAACTAATCATGATGCTTCGCGGTGTGCAGATCGAAGGAACGCAGCGAAGGAAACGCTACTCGATTGACACAGCCAAAGTGGCGTAG
- the tnpC gene encoding IS66 family transposase, translated as MTEPENQDDLQSLRRFNDELVETVQSQQKTIAQLREELNLYRRKLFGQSSERHAEDDSQLHLFDLGESVNEGDDDEQDPPKSRKKRRRKKKSEKLPAHLRRKIIEADVSSKERMCSCCGEEMPIIGTDISERLDLIPAELFVWEIRRHKRACGKCRESIAQVPAGSEPGGPTTPVAGSDYGFGVYTQIITNKFADHLPLYRGEDIFARAGVMIPRNTQFGMLVNIAALVAPLIALMKSRIVSGRVLGVDDTSVRLQDPALPGKMRTARFWLYRGREDHPYNVFDFTESRGRDGPAGFLKDFHGHAVVDAYGVHEGVYLGKHDQIFAACCNCHARRKFVEAKPNDPVAAARALAMYRGLYDVEDRAKQCSADERLELRQLESAPLMNQLHDWLIEKSSDPRVLPKSSLGKAVRYSLNQWDELTVFLGDGAIPFDNNQTENELRSLTIGRQNWLFVGSNRGGEVAAAMYSLVSSAARHHLDAWAYVDDCLRKLAGGSTDYEALLPDVWRGRHPESIRVYRDAEQASRRLTTQQRRVRRREAKVA; from the coding sequence ATGACTGAGCCGGAGAATCAAGACGACTTGCAGAGCCTCCGGCGGTTCAATGATGAGTTGGTCGAAACGGTTCAGTCACAACAGAAGACGATCGCACAACTTCGCGAAGAACTGAACCTGTACCGTCGCAAACTGTTTGGTCAATCCTCCGAGCGGCATGCCGAAGACGATTCGCAGTTGCATCTGTTCGATCTCGGCGAGTCGGTCAATGAAGGCGATGATGACGAGCAGGATCCGCCGAAGTCTCGCAAGAAGCGACGCCGTAAGAAGAAGTCCGAAAAACTACCGGCTCACTTGAGACGCAAGATCATCGAGGCGGACGTCTCGTCCAAAGAGCGAATGTGTTCTTGCTGTGGCGAAGAGATGCCCATCATTGGCACGGACATCAGCGAGCGGCTCGATCTGATTCCGGCGGAACTCTTCGTTTGGGAAATCCGTCGTCATAAGCGTGCCTGTGGCAAGTGCAGAGAGTCGATCGCGCAGGTTCCCGCCGGCAGCGAGCCCGGTGGACCGACCACGCCGGTTGCCGGCAGTGATTATGGCTTTGGCGTTTACACGCAAATCATCACCAACAAGTTTGCCGACCATTTGCCACTGTATCGAGGTGAAGATATCTTCGCCCGCGCAGGCGTGATGATCCCGAGAAACACGCAGTTTGGGATGCTTGTGAACATCGCGGCACTCGTCGCACCGCTGATCGCCTTGATGAAATCGCGAATCGTTTCGGGCCGCGTACTGGGCGTCGATGACACGTCGGTGCGGCTGCAAGATCCTGCCTTGCCCGGCAAGATGCGAACGGCTCGCTTCTGGCTGTATCGTGGCCGCGAAGACCATCCGTACAACGTGTTCGACTTTACCGAGAGTCGTGGGCGCGACGGTCCGGCGGGATTCTTGAAGGATTTTCACGGCCACGCGGTGGTCGACGCCTATGGAGTTCACGAGGGAGTCTACCTGGGGAAACACGATCAGATCTTTGCCGCGTGTTGTAACTGTCACGCTCGGAGGAAGTTCGTCGAAGCAAAGCCGAACGATCCGGTGGCCGCTGCGCGTGCGCTTGCGATGTACCGAGGACTTTATGACGTCGAGGATCGCGCAAAGCAGTGTAGTGCCGACGAGCGTCTTGAGCTTCGCCAGCTTGAATCGGCCCCGTTGATGAACCAACTCCATGACTGGTTGATCGAGAAGAGCAGCGATCCGCGAGTGTTGCCCAAGAGTTCGCTTGGCAAGGCCGTCAGGTACTCGCTGAATCAGTGGGACGAGTTAACGGTGTTTCTAGGCGATGGAGCGATTCCGTTTGACAACAACCAAACAGAGAACGAGCTTCGGAGCCTGACGATCGGTCGTCAGAACTGGTTGTTCGTCGGCTCCAATCGCGGTGGCGAAGTAGCCGCTGCGATGTACAGCTTGGTATCATCGGCGGCGCGGCATCATCTCGATGCTTGGGCTTACGTGGACGATTGCCTTCGCAAGCTTGCCGGTGGCTCGACGGACTACGAAGCGTTGCTTCCGGATGTTTGGCGAGGCCGCCATCCCGAGAGCATTCGAGTGTATCGTGATGCCGAGCAGGCGTCGCGACGATTGACAACTCAGCAACGCCGCGTGCGTCGGCGCGAAGCCAAGGTGGCGTGA